TTATTCATTTCGTGTAATATTGTGCATAATTTGGTTTCTAGTGAGTAATGTTCTGTTATAATATTTGGAAAAGGACCTGTGACTTTGACCATTTGTTTTCTTTCGTGTGTTCCAATGCTAAGCAATATCAGGCTTACCATTAGGCCATGGGAGGAAAGAGCCTTTGGCAGCACAATTTGTGGCAGCCTCCAGCTTTCTCCCTGACTATTCTCTTCTCCGTGCAGAGCTAAGCGTAGCAAACAGCCTGTCCTACACCCCTTACATAACCTTGCCATACTTTGGAGGACCTTGTTCTGTTGCCTTAGTCTAGTGAAGAAAAATTCAAGTTCTGGTCTATGAAGGAGGTGGAGGGGAGGTTTTGGATGCAGTGCAAAGGGCTAGAGAATAACACCCTGCATCCTATCCAAAAACAGACATGTGCAAACATAAGTGTGGCTCATATGTGTTTGGGGAGGCAATATGGGCATGAGCTAAAGTGCTCTTTTTCCTATGTGTCTAGCATTCTGGAATGAGAGTTGGTTCTCACCATAATAAAGAGTCAATGGGACTCCTTCAAGATTTTATGTGATGTATAAATAGCCCCTTTGCTTAATTATTCTCAAATGCTAGATTGTAGAACTGCTGGAGAAGGATGCTTACCAATATTCTTCTGCTAGATTCAGTCCTACCCTTTCCATAAAAAGAAGGTTTCAGTATGGCAAAGGCTTATGTTTCCAGAGCTGAACCACACAATATGCTCCTTTTGGCCCACAAACTCAATCAAGTTTCTGCTTCAAAGTAAACCAACATTGTCTTCCCATCACAACTCACCAAGGCCACACATGCTTCCTTTTTCAAGTTCTCCCaccctgtggttttattcaaaTCTGAGATGCTAACAAACCAAAACAGAAAAAGACCAACCTGTTCTTCTGCATCACCTTGCAGACCCCCACTTCATCCTTCCCAAAGGTATATCATGCTCGACAAAACCCTGCAGCAAATTATGAATTGCTTTCCCTGCATTACATTTAGCATACCTCTTATCCCAGACTTTTGTTGGGACAAGGAGAAATTAGGATCCCCACCAACTCCACTTTAAGGTCAGACCCATTGAAATGTCTCATGGGAATAAGATGACAATTCAGCAACAGGAACACAATCTGTTGAAAGTGAAGCGCAAAAGAGGAAATGCAGCCAGCTgctgtggactgagaaaggaatgACAAATGCAAGTAAAAGAGAGTCTGAgctgtgggagaaagaaggctGTGGAAACATCACTTTCAAGTATAGCAACAGGAACATAGAAGAACCTGTGTTTTTGTTCTAGTTCAATCACAgacctccatccatccatgtgcCCTCAATCAAGCCTAGGCTGTTTGGTTATCATATGCAACTCTGTGCTCTCTAGTATCCTAAAATCAGTACAGAGATGTTTGGAGGGGTGCAATTTCCTTAACAAGTTATAGTCTCCAGTACAAAGTCCAAAGCCACCAAATCCGAGAGCAGGACAGTATCTTGCCAATCCATTGTGCTTGAAAGAATCTTCAGCCCTGAACTATGTCCATTCCCACCCCAACCCATTTCAGGATGTCCCTGCATATCAGAGCACAGAAAAACACACTCAGTGTGTCTCTTGGTGGCTGGCTGTACAATTCTGCTGGGATTTATTCAGTCACTGGTCACCTCTGGCAGCAAATTTTTTGTTCGCTTTGAACAAGAGTGCAATGTCTGTCATCGCATTCCGGATGTTCAGTCCAAACCGGTGTGCATCCTGTAAAAGGAAGAATGGAAACTAAGGAAATGTAGAAACTCAATATATCCATGTATATCTTGCATGTAGAATATGTTCAAACCCAAGCTTAAAGCAACACAAAAGGTTTTGACTTTTAGTTTCAGAAAATAATTCAAACTATCAAGTTGGGAATATCCTAACAGCTTAAatactggtggtggtggtgaggttCAAGGAGTCAGAGTTCTTTGTGTCTGATAGAATACTATGGTTGGAAAACGGTGAGAAAGTTGGAAAGAAACTAGCTTTTCCATCTGATGCTGCCCCATTATCCCTATATATACTCATATCTACAGTGTATGTCATTTATATGAATCTGTACGCATAGTAGAGACAACATACAGCTATCCCATCCTGACCTTTGGTGCCAGAAAATGGGCCCACCCATACATTTCAGTGCCCCAAAAGTGCTGCAAGTGGGAGTAGCAAGGAGCACCACAATCTGTTTCATCAGATGGCTCAAGTGGAAAGGGAAAAAGTAAAAGCACAGACTGAGTAAACAATCTGATATAAAGGCAGAAACTTTACTGAACTCGTAGCCTTCTCTAGTCTATATCTACGGCTTGTAGGAAACATAGAATAGATGTTAGCCCTGATTCAGATGCAACCACCCAAGttgtaaacaaacaaagaaacaaactataaataaataagtgctcTAGCCTCCTTAGCACATTCTCTTCTCCCATTCTGGCAAACTTATCCTAGCATTAACTCACTGTCTCTGGGCTGGAGACTTTGCATGACACATGGAAGTTGATGAGATCTTCACCGACAATGATGTATGAAACGCCATAACCATTATCATCAACCTACAATAAAGAATAGATGGAAAGCAACATGAGACAGGACTTCTTCCAGGTGTCCACCATCTCTCATATTAAACAAGCATTCCCATAGAACTTAGGAAATCCCATCTATCAGCTCTTACGTTGATCAAGCCTCCACTTTCCTTCCCACAAAGACCCTTAGAGTCTTGGCTCTAAGTCATTCATTTTCCACATTTCTTCCTTCAGAAAATCCCGGTGTAATTGACTCCACTCACCGGCCCAAATCCACCACCACAAGAAACGTAGTCTGGATGGTTCTGAAGGTCAAACAGTTCCAGCTGCTGGATGGGAGTCTGGCTAGTGGATAGACGCCATGGCTCAGACAGCACCTGATCAAGGCCAAAAAGAACTTTGATCTCAGACATGGagacgaggggggggggggggtgcaagttCTGTCTTTCATTCACACAAGAGATAGGCTGATCTTATATAGAAACTCTGCCCTCTTCTGGTACTTTCATGGAGCTCTGAATTCTCAACACAAATTCTCTACTGCCTAGAACTTACTTCTAGTCTGAATTCACCATCCTTATGTGTAGCATAAGTCTAAAGTCAGCATGGCCTACTCAGCCTTGAGGTAGTGCACCATAAGATACAACATAatgtataaattttaatttttcataCAATATTAACATATTGTTATTCATATATGACAAAAATCTTAggaatgtatgttattatcttaggtaaaggtaaaaggtaaaggtttcacctgacgttaagcccagtcgtgtctgactctgggggttgatgctcatctccctttctaagccgaagagccggcgttgtccgtagacatctccaaggtcagcaagactgcctggagtgcagttaccttcctgccagagcggtgcctattgatctactcacattgcatgttttcaaactgctagattggtagaagctggggctaacagcgggcgctcattctgctccccggatttgaatctgcaaccttttggtccgcaaaatcaacagctcagagctttaacacactgtgccaccagagtccccgtgttattatcttacaaatcatatattttaaatatatacctTAGAAATGAAACGTTTTCATGTGATACACTGTGTCCTCATACAGTCTGTATGTAATTTTTGTATGTGCCCATATATCTCATAAGGAGATCATGTGAAAAAGGAAAGATCGGTGGAATTATTTTAAAACCCAAAAGAGATGCAGCAGGGCAAGCAGAAAGAAAATTGAAAAGTGATTGTGGGGATGTAGGCATTCAAGAAAATGCAACACTCCCAGTAAGCAAGCAAGGTGAACACAGCTTCTAACTTTGCTTCCATAGGGCATGAACTGATGACATAGAAAGAGGTGGAGCTACTGACCAaagttggaaagttacttttttgatctATAATTCCTAGAATTTCCCAGCCATCTTAGCTATGTCTTTGCAAACTTGCTTTAGACTTGGTTGAAAACATACTTTTTCAGCAACCTCTTTATACTGTCTTCACCTTCAGAGAACCCTTCTCTTTGGATAGAAAAACAAACCACACGATCCCACACAAACCCAGCGACCCTGACACAACAGAGCTTACCTCACGCAAAAAGGGGGAATCTAAGCCAAGATATTTGGAGACAACGTAGAGGCAGAAGAGGTGCCTGTCAATGCCAGCACCCGTCATGGCTTGCCGGTAAAGGTTCTGGTGTTTCTCAGCTGCCACACGGAACAGATGTAACCTGGCACTATCCTGGAATGAaaatcacattggcatgtctaGGAGAAGCTCTGCTGATCTCTCAAATCTCCTAGACCGGAATGGGTGACATAAAGCCTTTGTCATGGCTCTTTTATGACTATCGGAAGCCAAAATCTTTTTTCTTCTCAATGTGTGTGGGCAGTTATGAGCCACTCTGGGCAATTTTAGGATCAGTAGGTGCCTTTTCTCCTACAGAGAAGAAACCAGGGAATGAATGACctgttggaaaaaaaatcttctcttGCCTCTAAAATGGCCCAGATAAGGCCAAATTATGAGAAATTGCCCCATCAAAAATATTTTGAGATACTGAAACCAGCCAGGGCTCCTAAGAAAATGTTTGAGTCCCTGGCCCCCAAAAGTTGCCAAGAGTGTAGCTCCTCCTGGGTCTTTCTGCCAAACTAATGTAAAGGATCACCTCTTCACGTGTGTGCCTACTCAGACCTTGAGTCCCTTCAAGATGCAAAGAAGCCtaacctttaaaaaaatattacattTCAGACTGAAACCCACTTGCATTTCAGGACTCACATCTTGGGTAGGGTCCATCATGGCTTTGACAAAGTTGCAGGACTCAATGGTGCAGGAACGGACTGTTTCTGTGCGGCCCTCCCGAAAGAGACGGGTCATGGATGCCTCATATGTGAGGCAGAACTTCTTCTTGTCCTAGAACAACAGGAGGAATGTTGGTCAGGTAGAAAGGAACCATCAGATGAAGATAAGGGTGAGATGGTCTCTGGATGAAGGGCGGAGTTGGCAACCCATATCCTAATTGGGATCAACTGCAGTTGTCATTAATGCAAATCCATACAATAATCACATCTTCTAGGTGAGAGAACAgcttggaaacaacaacaacaacaacaacaacactttatttatatcccatctccttccccaaagggactccatAGTTCTAGGACAACTCATATCATTTATGGCTTGAGGGCAGAAATCTATCACCACCTGATTGTGTCCCTTTGCCTGCTTATCAACACCTCCCTCGTGCCAAATGCCCTACCCGAAAATGTGCCAGCTGGAGGGCAAGCTGGATGAAGCCGTCTGGACTGGTGCGGCATTTTTTGATGAGACCTTTGCCGAAGTCCTTGAAAGTAAAGGCATGGAAGTCTATGTCACTGGCGAGGTTATAAGCCACTCTGAAGGACTGCATGATCACTGCCTCGCACTGTGGATAAGAGGAAACAGGAGACGAAAAGGTGTAAATGGGGGGAATCATTCTTTTCTATTTCCCCACTAAATTTCCAGGCTGGAATCCTGCTGTGGAATTACAAAAGCTATGCATCAACACAGTGACTCCCAACCTTCCCTCCACACTTACTAGGCAGCAATTGCTGCAACTGACAGGAGTCCATTCCCCAATTGCTCCAAAAGCAGCTGACTAATGctcacacctccccccccccaacaatccTGAACTCACCTCTGGTGGGATCTCCCACTGCAgcttttggggtggggggacGTTGGGATCCATGTCGCCTTTACAGTTCCCATAAGCATCATACCCCAGCGTAAAAGCATCAGTGGCAAGGCAGTACTATGGAAAAAGTACAGCCAGGTAAGAGGTGTTCATATATTACCTTCCTTCTTGCACTTCCTGTCCCAGGCCAGGTTTGGGAAAATATGGCCCACCAGacgtttgggacttcagctcccataattccttactTTTAGTCATATTGGCTACTGGTTCTGagagccaaagtccaaaataGAGTCAATAAACACTCCCTCCCGCACTTGCACCCCCAGCAATTTAGGGAGTCCTTGCTTCCAAGCCTTCCCCTCCACCTCAAAATCTCATTCTTGAAGATTCATACAAAACCTACCTCCCAAAGGTGCCCCACGATGGGTGCATCAGCCCACGAGTGCTCAGCATTGAGCCCAGACTTCCCATTACGGTAAACAATCAATGTGAAAGATTTGTCAAACCATCTgttagaaaagaaaacaaagggcaTTTTTATCATGCCAACTGCAGTCAAGAATTCCTCTTAAGTTgctaggagtccccggtggcgcaacGGATTAAACCCTTGTTCCGGCAGGACTGCTAATGGAATTGTCAGCAGTTctaatccgggaagcagggtgagctctcgtctgtcagctccagcttcccatgtgggaacatgagaaaggacaggatggtaaaacatccgggcaacaactgggcaacatccttgtagacggccaattctttcacaccaggagcaactgacagtttctcaagtcactcctgacaggaaaaaaattagATTAAATGTCTCTCTGATACATTCCAAGTCAGCATGCTCATCCATGGTCAAATTCTGGATGGCTGTTGTTTTACCATTCACTCTCCTGGCATGAAGCAGGAGCACTTTCAACTCAGGGGGACTGGGCTGCATCTACATGTTCATCTTATATGTCTGCATTTTGTCAAGGGATGTATATTCTTAAGCagggcccgtgggctggatgcagccctccaaggtcattgacctggcccctgtcctaaactttagatgtagggttgacctaagtctgaaatgacttgaaggcacacaacaacaaccatcctaattttggactatttcatcatagtccggcccccaacagtctgagggaccatgaattggccctccacttaaaaagtttgaggacccctgttcttaAGCATATTGAGACTTGGACTTCCTGGGATCTATGTGTGCCTTTTGATGGGATCTTGCAAGTCGGAAGGTTTGATGTGTAAACAAAGCAATGCTTTCAGGACAAGGAAGTACAAACCTGTCACAGCAGCGTCCATGCAAGAGGGACTTGGCATAGGCATCCAAAGATTGGCCTGGATTGGGCTCCCTCAGCCCCTGCTCACTGGTGTCCAGAGTGACAAAGAAGGCAGCTTTCTCAACTATGCTCAGCGACTGCTCGTTCTGTCCTGTTTGGAAGAAGGCATTGCGGGCCCGAGCCCAGGGGTCTCTGCAAAGAAATTAGGCAAACATGCATTGTTGGGGAGATAGGGAAAGTGCACTGTTTTGGATATGTAACTGGTTCAATGGCAGAGGACATATGAAAAAGTTCAGGGTTGGCGTGTTCTCTTACCTTTCACCCGCAGTCAGGGCAGGCAATTTCTCCTCCCCAGGAGAAGGAGGTGTGGGATCTCCTAGGATGGACTGGAACTGTGCCTGAAGCTCCCGTGGGCGAAGCATCCTCCCATTGTGGTACAGCAAGACCCGAAAGAAGCGCCCAGCATGGTATACAGCAATGTGCCTGCTGTCCTGCAGATGTTGTATGCTATCTACAAAGGGAGGAACGTAAAACCACAAGACAGTGCTGGTGAACCATAGGTTCGCCACTACTGCCATAAGAGCTCTGTGAAGATTAGACTAAATGGCCACCTAGAACCACATCTTGCTTCTTCCCACAGTGAACAACCAGGAAAAAAGAAGGCAAGACATAGATTGTTGCTCTGCACAAGATTCAGAAATATGGACATTATTTCTGGTTAAAGATGAGAGATAGTGGGCAGTGGGTTCATCTGGGGGATAGCAACATTGTCTTGATAAATCTGTCCTGCATCAAACACTTTCTGAGGCTGAAGTCAGACTTTCCTGTACCAAGGGACAAGAAGTAAATAAACAGATTCTGTCACAACTAAGAATAAATCTGAAATGTAGATTTAATTTTGCAGTGCCCAGGCATCAGCTTGGCTTAAAGGTGTAGATGAAATGTATCTAGGGAACATGTGGACCCTGTAATAGACTTTGGACAGCCATCTCCACATCAGACGCCCAATCCACTAGGAAACATTCCCTATACATTTTTGTAACACTGACTCATCCAAAAACCCATTTGGGGTGCAAAATGTTCTCAGATAATTGCCCTCAACCTTTTTTTAAGGCAAAACTACAAATAAGGATTGGGAATAATGAACGCAGATAACTTTGGTACTTATATCTGGCTTAATACGGACCAACATCTAGGAAACAGAATTGCCACAATATGCCAcaagtatggccatattccagaagtattctctcctgatgtttcacccacagctatagcaggcatcctcagaggttttgaagtctgttggaaactagttaagtgatgtttatatatctgtggaaagtccagggtggaagaaagaactcttgtctatttgaggcagaggtgaatgttgcaattgaccaccttgattaccacttaatagtcttgcagcttcaaagcaggctgcttcctgcctgggggaatcctttgtgggggaatcctttcttgggaggttattatttggccctgattgtttcttgtctggaattcccctgtttttgagtgttgttctttatttactgtcctgattttagagtttttaaaaatactgggagccacgaatatgtttatttatacaggcaatccctgagttacaaacatctgacttacaaatgactcatagttaagaatggggatgagacaacagaaagtgagaggttGCTCATAAAGGAAGACTGATGCTTTAGCAAGTACTTATTTGTATGGAGCCTGAGTTTTGTATAGTAGGGGTATCTGAAAAATGAGCAGCAATGACCTTCTTGGCAACCATGCCAACATACTATTCTGTTGATTTCCATCTATCAAATTTCACTTATGGATCAGTTTGACCAATCCTGGCGCTGCTTGTTTTGGCTCAGTTTTCCATCTGCCTACCTTCTCTATACAACTTTCCCCTTATTTTTGTCCACTACTCAGAACTCATCCAAAGTCTGACTGGGCAACAAATTCCTTTTGCTGCTTAAAACAGAGAAACAGTAGAAATGATTGGCAGAAGCTTTGCCttcctagatgttttggacttcaattcagaAAAGTGATGGACTGTAGGATTTGTAACACAAAACATCAATTGGATCAAAAGCTCTTCATTCATGCAGTACATGTTTGTACTTACTTCTATACAGATTATGGGGAGGGATATGTGACAgtttggagatacagtagagtctcacttatccaacataaacgggccggcagaacgttggataagcgaatatgttggataataaggagagattaaggagaagcctattaaacatcaaattaggttatgattttacaaattaagcaccaaaacatcatgttatacaacaaatctggcagaaaaagtagttcaatatgcagcagtgctacatagtaattactgtatttatgaatttcgcaccaaaatatcatgatatattgaaaacattgactacaaaaatgcgttggataatccagaacgttggataagcgagtgttggataagtgagactctactgtactactttgtGGTTTATGATGCCAGGGCAGGGGAGCAAGTTGCATGAGAACATCCTACCTCCCTCCATGCCTGGTATACGGGTGGTATTAAACATGCGTTCCCACTGAGCTGAGCACATAGGCAGACAACCTTGGATCAACATCTGGAAGGGGGAGAAATGAGGATAGAAAGAatgggagggggaaagagagatAGAAAGAACAGTCAAGAAGATATGCCTGCAAAGCAGTTGagaagcaaaggaaaaaagcGTGGAAGAAAGAACCAAAAAAACCTCTTCTCAGCTATGAAAGCATTACATATTATCTCAGGGCCCAGGTAGTGTATCCCAAAATTGAGTCAGAATCCCAAATCAGGCAAGCAAAGCTCAGAATGCAATGACCTGGAACATTATCCATATGCAGATGGCTTAGAAAAATgaccttttggactacagcttccaaagCATCCCACCACCATGATCATGAATCTACTACAGTGCAGAAACTGGAGAACACAGaatatatatacatgtaaagCCACCCTAAGGATATGAACCAAGTTGGAAAGATGACCCCACAAAGAAGACACACCGAACAAAAGGCTCCATTGTTAGGGATGCTGCTGCTTCATTTCAGCCCGTGTTTCACTTACCCAGCCCCAACCCTGGCAACCGGGTGGTATTGAAGAGACGTTGCCACTGAGCCGTACAGAGGGGGATGACGGAATTGGGGACCATGCTCTGTTTCAGGTGGGAGGGAGCCCCAGGATTAGAGGGGTGGGGAAGAAACAGAATTGTTGCAGTCATATTTAGGACACTTGGCAAACCTAGCAGAGTCAAGGAATCTGTGAAGCCCATGACAAAAATGCAATTCTTAAAGGAACATAGAAGCCATTTATCAGCCTTATGGTGcgtatacactgtagaatgaacacagcttgacaccactttcactgccatggctcaggttATAGAATCCCGGGATTCGTAATTCAGTGAGGAACCCACAGTCTTTTgtaggccttgcaaaactacagtttccaaggctccagagcattgagccatggcacctaaagtggtgtcaaattgcattaattctgccatgtagatgcacccttacttAGGTTTGTAAGATATTTATCACTACTTAAGTGTCTGTTGTGAATATAATCTTCATTCATTCAGTAGGTTGAAGGCAACTTCCCACATCCCATCCTCTGCTCAATTTGACTCTACCTCTCCATTTGTCTAAAGCAGCTATGCTCTCTACTATGGATTCTGATCTCACTCACCGGCTTGATCTCCTCCTGGACAAGCTTCCTTCTGTACATCATCATAGCATAGACGAGATTGCCAGCACGAGCAGCTTGGACTGGAGTGGGGGTTACATAAATAAAATCCTAAAACAAATGGACacgaagaaagggggaaaatgttTGGATGGGTCAGGTGAGCCTAAAATGAAATTTGTCCTCCCTGAAATCATATTTTTCTCCCAGTTTCTGAAACTCACCATGGCATAATAGTTGCTATTTACCATCAGGGGACCTCTTCCGCGGAGATAGACATATTCTTCCCACCAGTCACTTACCTGGCAAAGGATTGggtaaaacaaaaattaaaaatatacagaaatatatttattcatttatttatttacagcatttatattccgcccttctcaccctgaaggggactcagggcagatcacagaacacatatatggaaaacattcaatccctttatacagacaagacagacaacagatacagGTATTTATTGGCATTTCCCCTTTTTGgtatcctggaggttgtgctcgattctggccacagagaggtgctgtcactccattgtCCATGTCGAAGAGCCCATGATCACaaatttcctcctttctttgatTGCTGGAATTTCTGGTATTTTCtatttatggtgccataaaatacctccctgcttaaacGGTACCTAATTTAGTTACTCTTAGCTGTTTTCAAAttgcttaggtgggcagtgagctgggctgaaggtcgggtattcaccccgacccaggcttcaaattgccaaccttcgattggtaagatttattgcagctggtgctaaagcccggcccataGAACCTTTATTTTCCTCACCAATGCCATCAAGTGTGAGGTTTATCCCCCATACCACCACTATGGTATCAAATGGGACCTTCTGGATGCCATCGTGGTTCCTGTGATAGACTTCCTTAGTCTAATCCCAGCAAAGGAATGGGATCCATGAATGAGAATCCTCTTaaataacacaatgtaacacaatttttgttcttgggttataaatgtcattttctaattggttctatcataaaaacatggggaaagt
This sequence is a window from Anolis carolinensis isolate JA03-04 chromosome 6, rAnoCar3.1.pri, whole genome shotgun sequence. Protein-coding genes within it:
- the cpt1c gene encoding palmitoyl thioesterase CPT1C isoform X2, yielding MAEAHQAVAFQFTVSPEGIDLQLSHVAFKEIYLSGVRSWKKKCNQLRNGFVTGVYPASPSSWLFMVTAILVTQYSRLDPSMGMIDKIKEHLPVSGYLSDQGMNILSAATFSTVLWLALIMTMRSILKMLLCYHGWMYEEHGKMSNTTKIWLYLESIRPLTTDAEFQRMAALARDFEQTLGPRLQWYLKLKSWWASNYVSDWWEEYVYLRGRGPLMVNSNYYAMDFIYVTPTPVQAARAGNLVYAMMMYRRKLVQEEIKPMLIQGCLPMCSAQWERMFNTTRIPGMEGDSIQHLQDSRHIAVYHAGRFFRVLLYHNGRMLRPRELQAQFQSILGDPTPPSPGEEKLPALTAGERDPWARARNAFFQTGQNEQSLSIVEKAAFFVTLDTSEQGLREPNPGQSLDAYAKSLLHGRCCDRWFDKSFTLIVYRNGKSGLNAEHSWADAPIVGHLWEYCLATDAFTLGYDAYGNCKGDMDPNVPPPQKLQWEIPPECEAVIMQSFRVAYNLASDIDFHAFTFKDFGKGLIKKCRTSPDGFIQLALQLAHFRDKKKFCLTYEASMTRLFREGRTETVRSCTIESCNFVKAMMDPTQDDSARLHLFRVAAEKHQNLYRQAMTGAGIDRHLFCLYVVSKYLGLDSPFLREVLSEPWRLSTSQTPIQQLELFDLQNHPDYVSCGGGFGPVDDNGYGVSYIIVGEDLINFHVSCKVSSPETDAHRFGLNIRNAMTDIALLFKANKKFAARGDQ
- the cpt1c gene encoding palmitoyl thioesterase CPT1C isoform X1 produces the protein MAEAHQAVAFQFTVSPEGIDLQLSHVAFKEIYLSGVRSWKKKCNQLRNGFVTGVYPASPSSWLFMVTAILVTQYSRLDPSMGMIDKIKEHLPVSGYLSDQGMNILSAATFSTVLWLALIMTMRSILKMLLCYHGWMYEEHGKMSNTTKIWLALVKMFAGRKPMLYSYQASLPRLPVPALKDTMQKYLESIRPLTTDAEFQRMAALARDFEQTLGPRLQWYLKLKSWWASNYVSDWWEEYVYLRGRGPLMVNSNYYAMDFIYVTPTPVQAARAGNLVYAMMMYRRKLVQEEIKPMLIQGCLPMCSAQWERMFNTTRIPGMEGDSIQHLQDSRHIAVYHAGRFFRVLLYHNGRMLRPRELQAQFQSILGDPTPPSPGEEKLPALTAGERDPWARARNAFFQTGQNEQSLSIVEKAAFFVTLDTSEQGLREPNPGQSLDAYAKSLLHGRCCDRWFDKSFTLIVYRNGKSGLNAEHSWADAPIVGHLWEYCLATDAFTLGYDAYGNCKGDMDPNVPPPQKLQWEIPPECEAVIMQSFRVAYNLASDIDFHAFTFKDFGKGLIKKCRTSPDGFIQLALQLAHFRDKKKFCLTYEASMTRLFREGRTETVRSCTIESCNFVKAMMDPTQDDSARLHLFRVAAEKHQNLYRQAMTGAGIDRHLFCLYVVSKYLGLDSPFLREVLSEPWRLSTSQTPIQQLELFDLQNHPDYVSCGGGFGPVDDNGYGVSYIIVGEDLINFHVSCKVSSPETDAHRFGLNIRNAMTDIALLFKANKKFAARGDQ